A region from the Diadema setosum chromosome 13, eeDiaSeto1, whole genome shotgun sequence genome encodes:
- the LOC140236582 gene encoding phospholipid phosphatase-related protein type 1-like: MDPYEVEDEPRMVSRNPMLVPCFLAVDYICMAGVVVLWFVLLFTDNLPGAANRGFWCHDRSLRMPYLEDELFTEQVLYIICFATPFIMILYGECMLALCLCKKITDEMMTGRRKIVKSCSLKLYPVVRRILRFSGVFASGAFATWIITDAAQRVTGLQTPYFLTVCRPNLTIIDCTRFVPNAACTTKDTLLIEQARRSFPSLHASLGSFTAVFTTAYLTSQVQIPCTRLPIPLTCLALLAGSFLWGVTRAARYRHHWRDVWVGFTLGTMVALYLVFAVLSCFEERPQQDPAAAVRKEPSPKPSPLSGYRLPRLRVCNGGHLGQNGQASYHNPSFIGDSFHRTR; the protein is encoded by the exons ATGGATCCATACGAGGTGGAAGATGAACCTCGGATGGTGTCGAGGAATCCCATGCTCGTGCCCTGTTTCCTCGCCGTCGACTACATCTGCATGGCAGGCGTGGTCGTGCTGTGGTTCGTGCTCCTCTTCACCGACAACCTTCCCGGAGCGGCCAACCGTGGGTTCTGGTGTCACGACCGTTCGCTCCGAATGCCGTACTTGGAAGATGAACTCTTCACGGAACAAGTTCTCTACATCATTTGTTTTGCCACCCCGTTTATCATG ATTCTGTATGGAGAGTGTATGTTGGCTCTGTGTTTGTGTAAGAAGATCACTGATGAGATGATGACTGGGAGGAGGAAGATTGTAAAAAGCTGCAGCCTGAAGCTTTACCCTGTCGTCAGGAGAATACTCAGATTTTCAG GTGTGTTTGCCAGTGGAGCCTTTGCTACGTGGATTATCACCGATGCCGCGCAAAGGGTGACGGGATTGCAAACACCCTACTTTTTGACGGTGTGTCGTCCGAATCTCACAATCATCGACTGCACACGCTTTGTCCCGAACGCCGCGTGCACGACTAAAGACACCCTTCTAATAGAACAAGCAAG ACGTTCCTTTCCATCTCTGCATGCATCGCTTGGGTCATTTACAGCGGTGTTCACAACA GCGTATTTGACAAGCCAGGTCCAAATACCCTGCACGCGGCTACCGATCCCTCTGACGTGTTTGGCGCTCCTCGCTGGCAGTTTCCTCTGGGGAGTGACGCGGGCAGCTCGCTACAGACACCACTGGCGAGATGTGTGGGTCGGTTTCACGCTTGGAACAATGGTGGCGCTGTACCTG GTGTTTGCTGTGCTATCTTGTTTTGAAGAGCGCCCTCAACAGGATCCGGCCGCAGCCGTACGGAAGGAGCCGAGCCCGAAACCATCCCCGCTGTCCGGTTACAGACTTCCGCGGCTACGCGTGTGTAACGGTGGACACCTTGGCCAG AACGGCCAAGCGTCCTATCACAATCCGTCCTTCATCGGAGACAGTTTCCATAGAACTCGCTGA